The stretch of DNA aacccgtagttgggccgtatccactattgtaacctgtggttgggccgtatgccactattatcacccgtggcaaggtcataactgaacagagcggaaacagaTCAAactcagaatcagagagtcatgccaaaggttttcagaaatcatgtcttatccaaacagagtattgaacaaaaatcttcaaaacagaacaaaatcatatcacaccataatttatgctcaaatttcatattcgctctctttttcaaagttcagaaacaaaatgtcaaaaataaactcatgtatACACcattcatgatagaaaatactttcttcttaaacagaatctcatgcataatgcagaacaaataactgaggtagttccaattcttttcaaaatcaaatatgtatatttttcaaaaataacctcagctcattttattttaatgcaaagtctagtataggaaccccgcttacctgaacttcttagcttttcagaaatttcctcaaaatgtcgaacaactaacaatcgtcacctataaaataatcaagtaattcccgtaaaattccaatcaaccacttattacgatatttaatcctaaacttctaaaataacctacttaattcctcaaaacctaaaatttcataaccttataatatatcatccctttctaaaatcgttgatgtccatttgataacttcgactcaaaaacatttaaaagtctaacttatttattaataaaaacaacttataaagtttaatactagataatataattatcccaaaatatttgaaagtaaaccataactattttttgaaaagactaaatcatatctaaagtgtaaaaacaacattactccaatattatttactttaaaaataaaattttacttaataacatgttaaaataattttctgtaacCATAATTAGATAACAACgtactaaaacataataaaagtttaaaagcccattaataaagcatgtagtaaagggtattacagtaatttcatttaattctttgaaaactaacaaaagaAAACTACGTAAATCACATAGCATGCACATCAAAGCTTACCCACGGAGGAAAATCAAGCGGTGGCGTGCGACGTAAGCGAGGGACTAGGCAGACAGCGGTGATCTCGGCAGAGCACCggacatgagagagagagagagagagagagagagagagagaccaacgaaaagaggagaaaaaaatgaaagtcaTAGAGTAAGCCGAGAGACTGTGACATGGAGGTGCTGTCGGTGGCTTACCGAGCGGGACGCGGCGGACCTGGGTGCACAACCGGCGTGTTTTGGAGGTTCCCACTTGAGGCTGAGCAGTTGGGCGGCGGCGTTGCGGTTCACTATGGAGGGAAGTAGGTGCTCTGCTTTCGGTGGTGCAAAACAGAGTCTTACGTGAGGCGTTGCTGCGGTGCACTGCTGCTGCTAGGCGTTTCCTGGACGTGGAGGCAATGGCTGTTCCACGGTGGTCCCGTGGTTGACACAAGGAAAACTGGCTGCTAGGCTTCACGCGGTGGTGAGGACAGCACTGAAGTTGGACAGTGGGAGGGTGAATGAGGATTGCTCTGTTTTTAGTTGTGAAAACATAGGCTCACCGTGTGACTGCAGGTGACTTGGTGGCTTTCAAACACGGTGGTTACAAGGCTGGTTACGGTTGTGGCGGTCTGGGTAGATGGTTACGCGCGGTGGACGACCCAGGTTGCTTCCACAGATGGCGAGGTCACACGGGTGTTGATTTTTAAGGAACAAAGCACAGAACAACAACCAAATGCTTCTCGGGTTGGGCTCACTTTGATGCCCAGTGGCTGGAAATGGTTTCGAGGAGGAGTTTGGGTGATGACCGTGGTAAACAAAGGAGGGCAGATGCTCTGGGAAGTTTGGTTGGCTGAGGTCATGAATAGAGGGCGGCGGCAGCTTGGCTTCATCATGCACGAGGGATAAGTGTATCTGTGCGTAAGTATATAtgtgatgagaaaaccctagagggatgagggagaGACGTGTGCGCGGATGTGCtgtgcgtgtgcatggagtggacgagagGAAACTTACGGGAATTAAGAGATAAAtacggaaagagaagaaaacaaaataaaacatgcgggaaaaaaaaataaacgtgtgaagaaaaaaggaaataaaataaaataaaatgaactaaaataaataaaaaaaattgggcttgattgggtccgggtgttacaatacCCAAATTGAAAGTACttaaccaattatatataatgaaccCAAGTACTCCTGTAATACATCATAAATATCTATCAAATCACTCAACAAATTGTTTAGTATTCAAgaatgcaattaatttaataattaaacaataacataaaataaataaatttcataacactaagattggtatagaatggaaaccctttaaagaactctatAGAAGTAAAATCCTACGGGACAACCAAATCCAGGAAtgtcaatcttattatttgaaaatcaattactagtactcatcaattacaaaacctttgcaacttgactctcttacttgcccAGACAAACGACCCGTTTGTCTTCTACtgcagtagcagccagaacctctggcgatcttcaaatattgtcttTCCTCCTAGAACTATAGGGGCTGAAGTCCAATCACACTATCATCCACGCTCGAAGCACGatcacactcaaagagagatcacaaatatgaaaattaactaaggaattttctcaccaaacaatGCACTAGAAAGtgttatagaaaatatataaatctgaATCTCTAATAATCTTAACCAGTAGAATCCATTAAATAAACTAATAGGAAAAAGTTCCAGTTTCAGTCGGATTCCACTGACGGATAGAATGTGTCACAAAGATGTCTCCTAATGGATTGTTGACATGTTGCGATAACTCTTCTCTGCAGTAACTGATTTTTATTCAGCTTATGTTTTGGATAACTTCTTTATAGTTCAAAATTCTTTAGGCTTGATATCTTCTTTTTGAATCTTCTTTTCAGAGCACTTaatatctcatttcttttcgaACATTCAATATTGATCAAATGTCTCTTGAACCTTTATCTATTTAACTACTtatctttaaattcaaatattcatagataaaggtTTGTCtcataaagataaagacaaatatttatctattaatctatttatctttgaatttaaatatttataagtaaagataaagataaattaCATTCATCTAATAATTCAAATAGGTCCTAAtcatctaatcctagccaacAACCTTTTACATCAACATATAAAAAACCAATCTAAAAAcctgaaagaaaacaaaaacaaggaaACCGCAAGTATATAAAGTTAATACACAAATAAACCAAATGCAACTTATTAGAAAAACACTACAAGATCCACAAATAAAGAAAACCAAGTTTATCTATGCAAAGAATGGCTCTTAAATTGTTGGGCAATCTATTTCTTTCACCTGTCCAATCCAAATCTAGACTATCAGCTGCACTCTTGGCAAGAAAATCATTCACCACATTTTCTTCGGAAAAAATATGTTTCACGCAGTATTCCATAGCTCCACTCACGCAGTACACCATTTCTTTGTGTTTCTTATTGGAATAGTaagcataaaaaaaagtatgtacTACAACTTGTTTATTGACTTCTCAATATAATATTCTTTACGAGTCAATTTTATATCCCTTTCCGTTTCTTCACTATCTCAGCATGGAGTGCAATGCATTTTATCGTTAGAAAAACTTTAGAATTGTCAACTTCTACTTTTCTCTGTATAGGTGAGGGGGGACAGAGCATGCACCGAAGATAGATCTGCTTTTCTACGCAAAAGAAGTAACAGCTGACCtttatttctatacatttgttttctctgtatttgtatttgtaggTGGGGGCCAGTCCGGGCTGGCTGCATTCGGCCATCTCGTGGTGGCATGGGGGCCAAATCTAGCCACGTAGTGGTTGTCAGCCAACTTTGACATGGCCAAGTTGGTCAGATTCGGCCATCACAGTGGTTTTTCTTGGCTAGCCAACACAGGGGAGGTCTCCCCTCGCGCAAACtaccaatttgtttttttttttttaattttttttctgattttttaataaaaatattattagattctttattttcattttgaattttaaaaataagaaaaaatagctTAACGTCAtgtttacaaaaaatatgataGAGAGAATATTTTATCCAAATGATTTAATAGCGTTAATCCTAAACATGAAAAAGCACATTGGCGGATCTCAAATGGCCAATAACACAAGGGATTTATGTTCAAATTTCCCTAAATGCTATAGCCCTTCATTATATGTCTACATCTCGTTCAAATATAATCATCAAATTTGATCAAACAAtttgtctcgtttattttcgtaAATgggataagatgagttgaaattaaagttaatagttgaataaaatattattaaaatatattttttaatattaattttattttaagatttaaaaaaattgaattatttattttattttgtgttaaattttataaaaatgattattattaaattagatgaaatgagatgagatgagttgaaatgaattataaaaatgaactgACCAATTAAACGTATTAATATAAAGATGTCATAAcagcaaaaattaaaagaaaaaaaaagaaacataaaacgTTGTCAAAAGTTGGAGGAAACTGATCTAGTGGTAACGGTTTAGCCAAATCATTCAATCAGATTCACCAAGCAAAAAGTCGTACGTTCTCGTAGCACTTGGCCTAATGTCGGCTTTGTATCTTATGGTTGTAAACAGTTTAAATTCAGAGCCTATGCCGTGAATTGAAAAGTCGAAACCCTCAACATtggaaaagtaaagaaaatgacAATTGCTGACTTGCCGAATGGAAACGCAACGTTGATATGTTCGGTCAAAACGCGGTAAGTCTCAGCAGGAAGAAACTCTGCAGTTTCCATTGCATTGTCTGTATATAATGCCTTGTATAGTTCTCATTTCTCAAGCTCAAAGACAGAAACAAGAACAGTTTGGTTATAACGATGAGAAAATCAGGTTCTTCGAATTATGTTTTTGCGCCTCTCGTAATTTCtctgcttctttttcttctttctgtcTCTCCCTCACTGCAGGCAACCTCGGACTCGGTTTATGATGCGCTTATCCAGTGCCTATCAAAGCAAACAGACCAGCCAGACCAAGTCTCTGAGATTGTGTATGCTCCAAGCAACGCTTCTTACACGTCTGTGCTGCGAGCTTACATCAGAAACTCCCGATTCAACACCTCCTACACGCCAAAACCAGTGACCATTGTGACCCCAACACAGGAGTCCCATGTACAGGCTGCTGTGCTTTGCTCCAAGAGCATTGGCATTCAGATGAAAATCCGGAGCGGCGGCCATGACTACGACGGCTTATCTTACATCTCCGACGTGCCATTTATCATCCTGGATCTGTTCAATTTCCGGTCCATCAGTATTGACATCGAGGAACAGACTGCTTGGGTAGGAGCCGGCGCCACACTCGGAGAGCTTTATTATAGAATTTGGGAGAAGAGCAAAGTGCATGGCTTCCCCGCCGGTGTTTGTCCTACTGTAGGCGTTGGTGGGCACCTGAGCGGTGGAGGGTACGGTAACATGTTGCGTAAATATGGACTGTCCGTGGATCTAGTCATTGACGCCAAGATAGTCGACGTTAAAGGTAGAATTCTTGATAAGGATTCGATGGGGGAAGATCTGTTTTGGGCTAtcaaaggaggaggaggaggaagctTTGGAGTAATACTTTCGTACAAGATTAATCTGGTTCCTGTTCCTGAAACGGTAACGGTTTTCCGGGTAGAGAGGACCTTGGAACAGAACGCTACGGACATTGTTTACAAGTGGCAGCAGGTTGCTCCCATCACAGACGACAACCTTTTCATGAGAATGCTTCTACAGCCCGTGCGTTCCAGGGTGCAGAGGGGAAGCATGACTATTAGAGCCTCAATCGTGACCCTATTTCTTGGAAATGCAGAGCAACTGGTGTCATTGTTGGAGAAAGACTTTCCCGAATTGGGTTTGAAGAAGGAAAATGTCAATGAAACGAGTTGGATTCAATCTGTTCTTTGGTGGGCAAATTACGACATTGGGACATCCCCGGATATCCTGCTCGATCGAAATCCTGACTCTGCTAATTTCTTGAAGAGGAAGTCGGATTATGTGCAGACCCCGATTTCCAAAGATGGGTTGGAATGGTTATGGAAGAAGATGATTCAGATTGGAAAAACAGGCTTGGTTTTCAACCCATATGGCGGAAAAATGAGTGAAATCCCTTCTTCTGCAACGCCTTTTCCACACCGTGCTGGAAATCTGTTTAAGATCCAGTACTCTGTAAATTGGGAAGTGGAGGGGATTGAAGCAGACAAGAATTACACAACTCAGATAAGGAAGCTTTTTAGTTACATGACTCCATTTGTGTCCAAGAACCCAAGAAGTGCATTTCTCAACTACAGAGACGTTGACATTGGTACCCAAAAGAATGATGAGAATAGCTATGAAGATGGAAAGATCTATGGGGTCAAGTACTTCAACGAAAACTTTGATAGATTGGTGAAAGTTAAGACTGCAGTTGATCCAGAAAATTTCTTCTGGAATGAGCAGAGCATTCCAGTTCTTCCAAGGTAAGGCATAGGATGTGATCATTCACACAGATCTTCAGATCATATTCCAGATATGTATTGTCCCTATGTAATTTGCTATtacaatgataattaaaatcatttttcaatgtCCCAACTCATGAAAATCACCTCCCGAATTGTCTTTGTATTTCTCGTCGTCAAACATCAATAATAAATGCATACGGAACTTGTTTGTTGACTTCTCAATGTTTTTGTTACAAgtcattctctttctttttcctactaaatatatataatatattaattttccaGCGTGGAATGCAATGGATGTGTCAAGCAGGCTAccatctaatttttcttttattggccGATGCATATCTGTTACGTCAGTTTGTAAGgtataatgatttatttatcATTGGTTTCAGACGATCATAAAAGTTCGGGGTTACCCatttaaagaaagaataatgttattttatctttttattatgatcgtttatatattttattttttttaattattaattaattaaatgacaattaatgtattgatatatatattaaaatatttaaagatgttaaaataatatgaaaagaaaaaataaaaaaaaataaaaaaaataaattttatctagGCGGCACGCCCAACCGTCATTGCTGGCGGCAACCTAGCATTACCTTTAAAGAAAACAGAGATTAACATCAGTTAAACTCTATAATATGGTATagtattacaaaaaaaaatattgagtatttTCCATCATCATGCCTTTGGAAGCTAGCAAAGAATTTGTCcgttcaaaaagaaaaaacagagagctcaactatcatatagaaaataaaaataaaataaaatataaaaaagagaagggaaaggGAGAAGGAAAGTGACACTTTTAGGAGTAGACTACATGTTTGCTATTTTCCAACTTTCTGATCGAATAGATAATATATGtcactatttatatataaaaagttatcAAGTAAGTACGCGCATCTAGTGCTCCAAGAAATGCTCCAAGAAATGGTGCGGACTTCTTGAAAACTCTTCTTGCAACTTCTGAAAGGATCTGTTTCCAGTTTCACGTAAGGCTATATGGCAACCGCTAAAGACGTTGGCCAACGGTTTGTGGATTTAGTCTCTATGGTCCCTCAGCCTCTTCCTGAGTTGGCTGTGTCTCATCGTGCGCCAAAAACTAAGGATGGAGAACTCTTCTTTCAGTTCTCCAAGGAGAAGATAATTCGTTCGGCAGAACCTTTCAGATTCTCGATAGTACTGAAGTTCCTCCGCAATCGGCCGTCTTTGGATGCTATCAGAAGCTTCATTCGAAATCGATGGAGCCTGGAAGGTACTCCAGTCATTTCAACCATGAGGCGTCCGAGACATATTTTTGTATGTATGGCTTCGGAGGACGATTGCATGAAAGCACTATCAAGGGAGGTTTGCGATATTGATGGAATACCATATCGTGCCTTCCACTGGACACTAGATTttaaggaggaggaagaaccaTCAATTGTTCCGGTGTGGATTGTATTAACAGGTTTGCCTCCTAacttttatcatgaatctttgcTTAAAATCTTGACAGCTCCTATAGGTAGATTTATTAGGCTTGATAATCCTACGCATTGTGCGACTCGTACTGATGGTGCGCATATCTGTGTGGAGATGGATGCTACCATTGAACCTATttctcatttttggattggaacGCCGGGGTTGGGATCTAGTCGTAAGCAAGATATTGTGTATGAAACTTTGCCTGCTTTTTGTTCTAAATGTAAAATCCAGGGGCACAAAGTGCGTACTTGTCGGGCTTGGAAAAAAGACTAGAAAATAAAACTTGGGTTTGGCAACAACAAACAGTTGGTGATCAAGAACCGGAAATGGAAGAGCCTAAAGAACCAGCTATTGAGGAACCTGGGGTGGACGACCAAACAAAGTTGGTTCAGGAGCCCAAGGTTTTAACGTTACCTATAGTTACTGGAGAACAAGAAGATGCATAATATATTAATTCGGAGGTTAATCTGTTAATCGGGGCCTCTACATCTGTTTTGTTGATTGAAGAGTTGGTAGTGGATACAGAACATGGTGAGGCTGTTAATACGGAGAGTTCTGCAGAGGTGAGGAAAAATAAGGTAATACTGCAAACAAATGCCGTGATGCGAGAGGCAGAGGAGGCTACGGAAATGTTGGTTGAGGAAGTTTATATTAATGCTACGGAGGTGGAAACAGAGCATAAAGAGGAGGCCCAGAGGAAAGATGATGCGTTTTGTTTGGAAGAAGGGTCATTATCGGATTCGGAGCCTGATATACATGCGGAAGTTTTTCCGTAGGACAAGGAGTATCAATCAGAAATAGAGGAAGAAATTGGGAAGAggaaatataggaaaaaaaaatttgagaaaattaggAGTTCTAATCGGGTGATTACTCGAGCCACAAAATTGTATTTATGATAGGTTCTATTTTGGTGTGGAATATCAGGGGACTCGGGTCATCTATGGGACGTTTAAAAAGTTTGCAAAGAAAGTTGAAATGTAAGATGGTAGTTTTGTTGGAGCCTTTCAAGAATTTTGTTAAAGCTCAATCTTACATGCGGGCTCTTCACTTTGATAATGTAATATCTAACGAAGAAGTTGGTGGGAAAATATGGGTCTTGTGGATGAATGATTTAACTGTACAAATTATTCGGATGACTTCGCAGTTTTTGTCTTTAAGTATAGTTGAGGGTTAGTTTCAGTTTTTGGGTAActttatttatgcaaagtgtaataTGATGGACATGCGGGTTTTATGGGAGGACTTGAGGTGGAATAGTATGAATGAGGatccttgtttgtttgctggCAACTTTAACATTATTCGTACAAATTTGGAAAGAATGGGTGGTCGTTCTAGGCCAATAACGGCGATGGATGATTTTAACCGATGGATCCATGAGAGTGGTTTAATTGATTTAAGTGCACAAGGTAGtaaattttcttggtgtaatggccagagTGGATTAGCTAGAGCTTGGGCTAAGCTGGATCATGTTTTATTGGATGCAAATTTAATGTCTTTGTACCCTACTGCGTCTTGTTCGTATTTACCAAGGACGATTTCAGATCATTGTCCTATGTTGATTGAATTTCTTAAGGATCCTTATTCCTATGGTCCTCCTCCATTtcgatttcagcaaatgtgggttgagcatccAGAATTTATAGATTTTGTAAAGCAAGTGTGGTCTGTGCCGGTGGTTGGGACGGGGCTTGTTAATCTTGCTTGTAAGCTTAAAAAGGTTAAGGTGGCTCTTCGTGAATGGAATAAGCGGGTGTTTGGTAGGACCAATGCTCATATTGAATCTTTGGAAGTGAAGGTTGAGGGTCTTGAAGGGTGCGTGCAAAGAGAGTGGGATATAGTTGTCGAGAGGGAGCTTGTGGTGGCTGCGGCTGAGTTGTCCTCTTGGAGACGTAGGGAAGATATTAGATTAGCTCAAATggctaaaataaaatggaacatGAAAGGTGATcgtaattctaaattttttcatgtgtggttAGCTAATAAAAGACGTAaaagaattaaagaaatgaGAACTCCGGATGGAGTTGAGTTCAAATCAccagaagaaattcataatggtGCTGTTGAGTATTTTGCggaatttcttaaaaatactaaccaGTCAAGAGCACTTCCAGATTTATTAGATTTGATTTTGCCGGTTATTGATGTACAGGATTGTACATGTCTTTGTCGTATCCCTTCATTGGATGAAGTAAAGGAGGCTCTTTCTTCGATTCCTGTAAACAGTTCTCCtgggccagatggttttggagcaggtttttttaaaagttgttgggaggtgattaagATGGATGTCTTGGCAGTTGTCTCtgaattttttatctttaaaaaacttCTGAGGTTCTATTCggcttcttttattgtgctaATTCCGAACACAGATGTGCCAACgggatttgataaatttaggccgaTAAGTCTGTGTTCggtattctataaaatttgttaaaaaattatagtaaattaTTTGACAgattttcttcccaaattgaTATCCCATGAGCAAGGAGCTTTTATACCTGGGAGGAATATATTTGAGAACATTAGTATTACtcaagaaatggttcattccCTTAACAAGGTTTCTCATggaggaaatattatgattaaagttgacatggctaaagcatatgatcgagtagattggaattttttgttggaggtCTGTCGTTGTTTTGGATTTCCTCcttctttttgtgatttaattcgTGCTTGCATTTCGAATATTTGGTACTCTGTAATGCTTAATGGAACAATGAGAGGTTTTTTTCAAGGTGGTCGTGGGTTACGTCAGGGGGATCCATTAtcgccttatctttttattattattcagaaAGTCCTTTCTCGTCTTTTGAAGCAGAGTGTGGCGGCAAACAAGATTGGGCATTTCTCCCAACATCGAGGTACTCCtcagatttctcatcttatgtacgcagatgacattgtgatttttttgaatgggaGTAAGAAATCTGTTAGGGAACTTTTATTGGTATTTGAAAAGTATAAAGCATGGTCGGGCCagatgattaataaagaaaaaacagccatatttttctcttcaaaaattTTTGTTGCTAGTAAGAGAGCTCTAAAAAGATTGACAGGGTTCTTAGAAGGCTCatttccctttaaatatctgggggttccgattgtattgGGGCGTCTAAAACATGTACATTTGGAGGAGATGGTtaacaaagtttggaaaaaaattagtggcTGGAAAATGAAGCTACTCTCATCAGGTGGCCGTCTAATACTTCTTCGGCACgtgctttctagtatggctttaaatttattttttgttttgcaggttcctcaatttattattaaagtttTAACTCATACGATACATTTTTCTGGGGGGAGGTAAATGGTAAAggtaaaaaaaagtgggtggcatgGGACAACATTTGTAAGCCAGAAAAGGAAGGGGGCCTAGGTTTGCGTAAATTAGAGGATATACAAAAAGCATTGCATATGTAGCTTGCATGGAATTTAATTCAAGGTAAATCCttatgggcaaatttttttaaaggaaaatatgtgggatctTCACCTTGGTCTCTCATTGATACAAAAAAATGAtcgagattttggaaaatgataattaagAGTATTCCTGATGTgctaaataattcaaaatggaaagtgagggaggggaatattttattctggtatgataaatggagagatagGGGTCCTTTATTTGAGGAATTCTAGATGGTGGGGAATACGCGGCTTAAAGTAAAGGAGTGTATGCTGAATAATAGTTGGGATATGGACCTTTTGATCTAGTTTGTAGGTCAggataatgtggatgatattattgaAGCTTTGGCTGGTTGTAAGGAGGGGTCTGATGTGTTGATCTGGACTAAACACGAGAGTGgtaatttttctactaaatcagCATGGGATTGTATTAGAATAAGAGGTTCAAGTTTGGATTGGCATCCTTGGGTATGGCATAGGTTGTTGCCTCttaaaatttcagtttttatGTGGAGAGCATGGAATACAgctttgagtgttgatgatagTCTTAGACGGATTGGGATCCCAATTGTTTCTCGCTGTGATTGTTGTGAAGTAGGTAAGTATgaggatcaaaatcatgttctGTTTGGAGGAGAGTTTGCTTTTAACATATGGCGTTATTGTGGTAATATTTTTGGTCTACCTCTTGGTCATACTTGGATGGAAACGGTGACGGCCTAGTTAAGACGTGCGTCAACTAATTCTCAAGTGGGGATTCTTGTGGGGTTACTTCTGTTGATTATTAGTTGGCATCTTTGGCGTAGAAGATGCACTGCCCGTATGGAGGGGCGTATTCAATCTGCTAGTGTGGTTTGGCATACGATTAAAAATTGGATGAGCTCTATTTGTCAAGACATGAAAGAGGTTAAGAAATGTTCTACGTATGAACTGCAGATTTTACATGCTTTGCAAATTACGTCAAAAGTCCTCGTGAGgtagtttttaaaaattgtggCTTGGCAAAAACCTTCTccagggtggtttaaattgaatacagatggtagtagCCTAGGAAACCCAGGATCTTCAGgggtgggtggtattattagaaatgatcaagGCCACTTGGTTCATGcgtttaattcttatattggtttCGGTTCTAATAATAGAGCTTAGTTGTTAGCGTTGTTGCAAGGTCTTAAAGCATGTAAAAATCTAGggattatttttgtggaaatagaattagattctcaagtGGTAATCTCTTGGTGGAATAGGCGAAGATGTTTCGTATGGTATTTGGAAGATCTTTGGGAGGATATACTTGTTCTTATGGATTCGATGGTTTGCGTAGTTAGGCACgtttatagggaaggtaataaagtTGCTGACTGGTTGGCTCGAAGTGGGGCAGCTGGTCTTAATATGgaatgaaattttgttggagATTTGCCTAGGATCCCTCGAGGTTTACTTGGATTGGATAAACTTGGTTTACCATCTTTGCGGTGCTATCAGAGTTAAGAATCATGTGCTGTTTggttgttgtgttggtttggttAGCTTTTATTGTATATGCTTGTTGTGCTAATGGTTTTTTTTGCAGGTGAggatttgttgttttttttttcgctaGAAAAAACCAGGTTTTTTTTATGCCTGGTTtcgaaattttatattgtatctcCAGGTATTGGcatgtaaccacggttttcctccgccataagtgagggtttattaataaaatcgtGATGGGGTCACTTGTGAACAGGTGATTCTCAGctctttatcaaaaaaaaaaaaatgtcactatttataggaaaataagacttgagaaataataaaaatatttattgatttacacaataaaTTAGGTTTGATAGAGAATACTGAATAAGTCATATTACCATATTTActagaatattgtgaatatattctaagtatggtaatattctaacatttCTTATAACTAAAACAAACTTTATTGacaatatataatagaatattaatactatatattactattttataattatatataatagttctATTAGTAGGTTATAGCCTAACGAGTGATGCTAAACACAGTCATTAGTATGC from Juglans regia cultivar Chandler chromosome 4, Walnut 2.0, whole genome shotgun sequence encodes:
- the LOC108986027 gene encoding berberine bridge enzyme-like 21 translates to MRKSGSSNYVFAPLVISLLLFLLSVSPSLQATSDSVYDALIQCLSKQTDQPDQVSEIVYAPSNASYTSVLRAYIRNSRFNTSYTPKPVTIVTPTQESHVQAAVLCSKSIGIQMKIRSGGHDYDGLSYISDVPFIILDLFNFRSISIDIEEQTAWVGAGATLGELYYRIWEKSKVHGFPAGVCPTVGVGGHLSGGGYGNMLRKYGLSVDLVIDAKIVDVKGRILDKDSMGEDLFWAIKGGGGGSFGVILSYKINLVPVPETVTVFRVERTLEQNATDIVYKWQQVAPITDDNLFMRMLLQPVRSRVQRGSMTIRASIVTLFLGNAEQLVSLLEKDFPELGLKKENVNETSWIQSVLWWANYDIGTSPDILLDRNPDSANFLKRKSDYVQTPISKDGLEWLWKKMIQIGKTGLVFNPYGGKMSEIPSSATPFPHRAGNLFKIQYSVNWEVEGIEADKNYTTQIRKLFSYMTPFVSKNPRSAFLNYRDVDIGTQKNDENSYEDGKIYGVKYFNENFDRLVKVKTAVDPENFFWNEQSIPVLPR